Genomic DNA from Cupriavidus pauculus:
CTTGCCGACCACGGGCGCGAGGATCACCGCGAAGATGCCGAGCGGTGCGGTCACCAGTCCCGCATTGACGGCGGGATAGGCGAGGTATTGCTGCATCCACTGCGGCAGCACCACGAGGTTCGCGAAGAACACTGCGTAGCCGACCGAGATCGCCACCGTGCCCGCCAGGAAGTTGCGGCCCTTGAACAGGCGAAGATCGACGATCGGATTGGGCTCGGTCAACTCCCAGATAAGGAAGAAGACAAAGCCGAGCAGCGCCACCACGCCAAGCGTGACGATCACGGGCGAGTTGAACCAGTCCAGATCCTTGCCCTTGTCGAGCATGATCTGCAGCGCGCCGACCCAGGTGACCAGCGAGGCGAGGCCGACGAGGTCGATCGGCAGCTTGCGCGTCTTCGACTCGCGGTCGCGATAGACGGCCCACGTGACCGCGGCCGCGAACAGGCCGACCGGCACGTTGATATAGAAGATCCACGACCACGAATAGCTGTCCGTGATCCAGCCGCCGAGCGCGGGGCCGGCAATCGGGCCCACCGTTGCGGTCATCGCCCACAACGCGAGCGCGGACGAACTCTTGTCCTTGGGGAACGAGCCGAGCAGCAGGGCCTGCGAGAGCGGGATCAGCGGTCCGGCTACCGCGCCCTGCAGGATACGCGCGGCCAGCAGGATGGTGAGGTTCGGCGCGATGCCGCACAGCCATGAGGACAGTACGAACATCAGCAGGGCGCCGACGAACAATCGCACCTGGCCGATGCGCTGCGTCAGCCAGCCGGTGAGGGGAATGGACACGGCGTTGGCGGCCGCGAACAGCGTGATCACCCATGTCCCCTCGTCGACGGACACGCCGAGGTTGCCGGAAATCGTCGGAATCGCGACGTTCGCGATCGACGAGTCCAGCACGTTCATGAAAGTGGCCAGCGCGACCGCGAAGCTGCCGAGCAGCAGACGGGTGCCGGTCAGCGGTGGCGGGGTGGTCGGTGCCTGAGAGGACATGATGCGCTCCGATGGGGGACTGGTGCGTCAGCCTTGCGAGCCGTTCTGCGCGATGATCCGCGCGATCTCGCGATCGGCTTCCTCGCCCTGGCGCTCGAACACCTCGGTGGCATAGCGCGTGCGGTACGCGGTGTTGGCCGTGCCGAGCTCCGCGCCGGTCCCCTTGGTGTCTACATCGACGGCCATCGACAGGCCGATCTGCAGCGGATGCGCGCGCAACTCGGCCGGATCGAGTTCGATGCGCACCGGCAGGCGCTGCACAACCTTGATCCAGTTACCCGTGGCGTTCTGCGCGGGCAGCGCCGAGAACGCGCTGCCGGTGCCGGCCGCGAAGCCGACCACCTTGCCGTGGTACGTCACCTTGCTGCCATAGACATCGGCACGCAGCTCCACCGGTTGCCCGATGCGCAGATGGCGCAGCTGGACTTCCTTGAAGTTCGCATCGACCCACACGCCGTCGAGCGGCACGACGGCCATCATCGGATTGCCCGGCGCCACGCGCTGGCCCACCTGCACCGAACGGCGCGCGACGTACCCCGTGACCGGTGCGGGCAGCGTGTTGCGCGCGTTGGCGAGCCAGGCATCGCGGACCTTCGCGGCGGCGGCCTGCACGCTCGGGTGCTCGGCCACGTTGCTGCGATCCGTCAGCGCGTGGTTGGCGGTAAGTTGCTGGCGCGCGGTATCGAGCGCGGCTGCCGCAATCTTCACCGCATCGCGGGCATGCGCGACGTCTTCCGCGGAGACCGCACCGGTCTCGGTGACTTCGGTGCGGCGGCGCAGATCGGACTGTGCGCGCGACAGGTCGGCTTCGCGCTGGCGCACGGTGGCGGCCAGTACATTGTTGTTGACGTATAGCGCGCTGACCTGGCGTACGGTTTGGCCGAGCGAGGCCTCCGCATTCGCCAGCGCGATGCGCGCGTCGGCGGGGTCGAGCGTGACCAGCGGCTCGCCGGCCTTGACCACCTGCGTATCGTCGGCGTTCACGGTGACCACCGTACCGGTGACCTGCGGCGTGATCTGCACGAGGTTGCCGTTGACGTAGGCGTCGTCGGTTTCTTCGTGGAAGCGCGCGACGGTGTAGTAGTACGTGCCGTAGCCGATCGCGGCAAGCGCGCTGACGAGGCCGAGCGCGGCCAGCAGCTTCTTGCGCTTGCCTGCCGAGGGATTGACGTTGGCGGTCGTTGTTTCGGAGGACTTGATCGCCGTGGTTTCGGTTTTGTTCTCTGCGTTCATGATGACACCTGTGTTCGGATTTATTGCGTGACGGCTGCCTGCCGGATCGAGTCGGAAGCATCGGTAAAGCCCCCGCCGAGCGCGGACGCCAGCGCGATCTGACGGTCGCGGCGCGCCATGCGCAGGTTGGCGACGTTCTGGCTGCTCGCGAGCGCGTTGGTCGTGGCGTTGAGTACGGTGAGCTGCGTCGTCAGGCCAGCCTTGTACTGCGCGATGGCGAGCTTCTGCGCGCGTTGCGCGGCGGTATCGCTACGCTCGGCATTGACGATCTGCGCGTCGATGGACTGGATATCCGACAGCTGCGTGGCCACATCCGTGAGCGCGTTGATCAGCGTCTCGTTGTAGTTGGCCACGGCATAGTCGAAGTCCGCGTATCGGCCCTTGAGCTGCGCGCGCAATGCGCCGCCATCGAAGATCGGCAGATGGATGGCAGGGCCCGCGGAAGCCGTACGGCTGGCCGCGCGCAGGAAGCGGCCCCAGCCGATGGCATCGAGGCCGATCGCCGCGGACAGGTTGATGTCCGGATAGAACTCGGCCTTGGCCACCTTGATGTCGTGCAGCGTGGCATCGACGCGCCACCGCGCGGCCACGATGTCGGGGCGGCGGGACAGCAGGTCCGCGGGCAGGTTGTCGGGCAGGCGCACTTCCGCGCCGGCGCCGAGCGCGGGCCTGGCGATCGCGAGGCCGCGATCGGGCCCCTTGCCGAGCAGCGCGCCCAGCTGATAGCGCGTACGGCGGATGGAACCGTCGAGCGCGGACAGCGCCGCTTCGGCCGTGGCGAGGTCCGCCTCGGCGGTGCGCTTTTCCACTTCGGTTTCGAGGCCCATCGTGACGCGACCGTTGGTGACGCGCAGCACGTCCTGGCGCTGCACGACCTCGTCGCTCGCGATATCGCGCAACGTATAGAGCCGGGCCAGTTCGTTATAGGCGCGAGCGATGGCGTTGGTCAGCGTCAGCCGCACCTGTTCGGCGTCGGCCTCGCTCGCGCGGACCGACGACACGGCGGCCTTCAGCGCCTCGCGATTCTTGCCCCAGAGGTCGAGCTCGTACGACGCGTCGAGGACGGCCTTGTTCTCCGAGATCCACGAACCGCCGAAGCCCGGCGGAATCAGCGCGTTCTCGCTGAGCCGCTGGCGCGACCACGAATAGCCGGCGCCGACGCGCGGCAATGTGTTGGCATTCGCGCTTTCGCTCATGGCGCGCGCCGCATCGACGCGAGCCCGGGCGATATCGAGCGTCGGGCTCCCTTGCATCGCTTCATCGAGCAGCGACCGGAGCTGCGCGTCGCCGAACTGGTCGGCCCAGTCCGCGGCGGGCCAGCGCCCCTGCTGCGCGGGCAGGCTTTCGGTGGCGGCAAGCTGCGCCGGCTCGGCCATCTGCTTGTCGCTATGGATGCCAGCGTAGTTGGCGCAGCCGGCCAGTACGGCCGCGGCGACCATCGTGAGGGCGGGGGCCAGCAGACGCGTGACGCGTGATGTCCGTGGCCGATGCTGATTCATCATTTTCTGACCTATCAGGTAATGGGCGAAAGAAAAACCGCCCTCAGGCGTTATTGAATTTGTTGAGCAGGCGCAGGAACTCGTCGAACTCGGCAGGGGTGAAGTCGCGCAGCCGGTGATTCAGCACTGGCGGGACGATATCTGGAATGCGAGCGGCCACTTCACGACCCTTGTCGGTAATCGTGAGATTGACCACGCGCCGGTCCTCCAGGCTTCGGCTACGCGCCAGCAGGCCGCGCTTCTCGAGCTTGTCGAGCATGCGGGTCATCAGGCCGGTGTCGATTGCCAGGATCTTGCAGAGTTCGTAGGGCGTACTCGCCACCCCGTGCGTCAGGCCCAGCAGAATGCCGATCTGCTGAGCCGTGATGTCCAGTTCCTGCAACGCGCCGTCAAGTTCCATGACCAACGAATTGCGCGCGCGGTTGAGCTGAAAGCCCACGCTCTTCGTCATCTGAAAGTTGTCCTTCGTGTAATGGTCCATGCGGTGCTCCAACTGGTTGATGCAACAATAGCTGATGCATCAGATAAGTGAAGAAAATTTTGCCTATCGCGGTGATAGGCAAAAACTAATGCGGGAGGGCGAGGGGGATCAGTAGTAACGCAGATCCGTGGCCTTGCCCCAGAACACGCGGTACGCGTAGGCCGTGTAGCCGAGGATCGTGGGGAGCACGATGACCGCCCCGATCAGGATCACGCCAAGCGACTCCGGCGCGCTGGCCGCCTGCCAGATATCGATCTGATCGACGACGAGGTACGGGAAGAGGCTGTAGGCGAGGCCGTTGAACGCCATCAGGAAAATCGCGGCCGTGCCGGCAAACGGCACCCAGCACCAGCGGTCGTTACCGGCCGCCTGCATGGCGGGGAGGCGTCGCAGCAGACGGTCGAGCACGACGAAGATGGCGACGGTCGCCAGCGGAATCGGTGCGAGCAGGATGATGTTCGGCAGCGAGAACCACTTGTCGAAGATGCGATCGCTCACCAGCGGTGTGACCACCGAGATCGCGGTCACGCCCACGCCGGTCAGCCACAGGCTGCGGCGGGCCCAGTAGGTCGCGCGCTTCTGCAGGCTGCCCGTGGTCTTCATGACGAGCCAGCCCGCGCCCAGCGCGCAGTAGCCGGCCACGAGGCACAGGCCCACGGCGATCGCGAACAGCAGGTGAGGCCAGTCATAGCGGAAGCCGGTGATATAGAGACCCAGCATCAGGCCCTGCGAGAAGCTCGCGAGCAGCGAGCCTGCATAGAACGCGCGATTCCACCACGGCTTGTGCGGATCGCGCGCCTTCACGCGGAAGTCGAACGCCACGCCGCGCAGGATCAGGCCGGCGAGCATCGATGCCACGGGCAGGTACAGATGCGTGAGGATGGCGCCGTGCGCGATCGGAAACGCGGTCAGCAGCAGGCCCACGCCGAGCACGAGCCAGGTTTCGTTGGCATCCCAGAAGGGACCGATCGACGCGATCATCGTGTCCTTGTCGGCGTCGTCCGCGCGGCGCAGCAGCACGCCGACGCCGAGGTCGTAGCCGTCGAGAATCACGTAGATCAGCATCGACAGCGCCATCAGGCCGAGGAAAACGAGCGGGAGCCAGCCCGCGGGTTGGGACAGATCGGGGGTCATTGCGCGCTCCTTGCAGGCGTGAGGATGACGGGCTGGGGCGTCATGATTCGTGAGTCGGGCCCAGCGCTCTTTCCGGCCTTGCGCGCAAGATGGAACACCACGCTGATATAGGCGGCCAGCAGCGAGAGATAGAGCGCGAGGTACATCGCGAGCGTGGAGCCGATCATCGTTGCGGGCACCTTCGAGGCGGCTTGCGCTGTCGTGAGCACACCGTAGACGAGGTAGGGCTGGCGGCCGATCTCGGTCACATACCAGCCGGCGATCAGGCCGATCCATCCGGAGAACGTCATCGCCACGAGGGCGCGCGCCATCCACGGCGCGGGCGCGCCGCGCTTGCGGAACTGCCATGCGGCCACCCACGAGACGGCGAGCATCAGCAGGCCGATGCCGACCATCACGCGGAACGCGTAGAACATCGGTGCCACGGGCGGGTGCTTGTCGCCGAACGCGTCGATGCCCTTGATCTCGCCTTCGGGATCATGCGCGAGGTAGATCGAGGCAAGCTTCGGAATGGCGATCTCGTAGTCGTTGCTGCGCGTGGTCGCGTTGGGAATGCCGAACAGCACGGCGGGCGCGCCCTTCTCGGTCTTCCAGATCCCCTCCATCGCGGCGATCTTCGCGGGCTGGTGGTGCAGCGTGTTCAGGCCATGCAGGTCGCCCGCCACGATCTGCAGCGGAATGAGGATGGCGCCGAGCATCACGCCCGTGCGCATCGCGGCGAGCGTGTCGCGGCCGCGATCGCCGCGGAGCCAGCGGTATGCCGAGAGTCCGGCCAGCAGGAACGCGACGGTCAGTCCCGAGGCGAGCAGCATATGTACGAGGCGGTACGGGAACGACGGATTGAAGATGATCTCGAACCAGCTGGTCGCATGCGCGCGGCCGTCGATCATCTCGAAGCCGGCGGGGGTTTGCATCCACGAGTTCAGCGCGAGGATCCAGAACGCCGACAGCGTGGTGCCGCCGGCGACGAGCAGCGTGGCGATGGTATGCATGCGGTTGCTGACGCGATGCATGCCGAACAGCATGATGCCGAGGAAGGTGGCTTCGAGGAAGAAGGCGGTAAGGACTTCGTAGGCGAGCAGCGGTCCCGCGATATTGCCGACCGTCTCCATATAGCCAGGCCAGTTCGTGCCGAACTGGAAGCTCATGGTGATGCCGCTGACGACGCCGAGCGCGAAGGTCAGCGCGAACACCTTGACCCAGAGGCGGTAGGCGTCCATCCAGCTTTCATCGCCGGTCTTGCCGTAGCGGAGCTTGAAGAACAGCAGGACCCACGCGAGGGAGATACTGATCGTGGGGAAGAGGATATGGAAGGTGATATTGGCGGCGAACTGGATTCGCGCCAGTATCACCGGATCTAGCTCGGCAAACATGGCCTTTATTCCTTCTTGGCGCGCGTGGACTTGGCGGCGGACGCAATGCGGTCCTTCACCTCGAGCAGCTTGGTCACGCGCGAACCCAGCCGCATCAGTTTTTCGAGCGTGGCGACGTCGAGCTTCTGCATGTCACCCATCCAGCCGGTGACGAGCACGATGAGGCCATACATTTCCTTCATGCGCGCCTGCGCATGGCGATCCTCGGCCGAGGAGGGCGACTCCAGCTGGACGTCGCGCAGCATCGACAGCGTCGGGTCGATCTCGCGCCGGCGCCGCTCCTCGGCCAGCGTCCGAAAGATCGCCCAGACGTCGTCGGGCGCGGAGTAGTACTCGCGCCGGTCGCCAGGCTGATGCGACAACCGCACGAGATTCCACGACTCGAGCTCCTTGAGCCCGATACTCACGTTGGACCGCGAAAACGAGAGCGCCTCGGCAATCTCGTCCGCATTGAGCGGCCGGGATGCGGTGAACAGCAGCGCGTAAATCTGCCCCACGGTCCGGTTGATCCCCCATCGACTGCCCATCTCGCCGAAATGCAGGACGAATCGTTGGACCAGCGGAGACAGTTGCATCGGGACGGCAGGGGACATAGGGGGGCGGTTCGTTTTCAATTTTCAGAAGTTTGTGAAAGTTTAGAACGAAAGAGAGGGAAAAGTACAGGGGTGCGACGGGGTGTCGCGGGGGGGGGGCGAGCGCTGCTGTCACGTCTCAATGACAGCCAGATTGCACTGGAAGATCCTCGCAACTGTTTGCAGAGTATTCGGATATCCCATCGCCACTTGGCAAACATGAGCTTCGAAGCGATCCCAGTTGTTCTTTCGGACAACGACAGAAGATGCTTTTTTGAGAGCATAGATCATGACGCTCTCGTCAGCGTTTAATCGCGCAAGTTCTTTCGCTAACTCGAAGAAATGGCTAAAGTCTGCCATCTGCTTAAGAGCAGTTGGGAGGGAAAATAGCCTCGCTCAAGAAGTCGTTCGGTGCGGTCCATTTTTTTCCTTCAAGCCGCAGCCTCCTACTCTGGATTCGACGCGGCCGTTTCAAGTTGTTCGCCCAGAAGCGTGTCACGATACCGCGGCGCCGTGGTCCTTACACTCCCCCGCTAGCGGGGGAGTTGCCGTCGACCGTGTCGATATGGCGCCGGGGTGAATGCGAGCCGATGAGCGGTGCGTTACGGAATCCAGTAAGGCAAAGTAGACGTGCCCGCTTTGTCAATAACGATGGCGACACTCTGTTCAGCACGGGTGACTGCCACGTAGAAACTTGCCGCGGGTACTGGCTCGAGCATTGATCCTTTACGCAGGAAGTCAGAAATTCCTGCCGTCGGAACGATCAGCACGCGCGTATATGTGGAACCCTTTGCAACCTTGAAGTTCATGTAGTCGAGGTTGAACTCTTTGCCAGAGGTCGCCATGCTTCGCAAGCATTGTGGTGTGAATCGCTCCACGTAATCCCCCACGTGCTTTTTCATCAGTAGAAATACGCCGTCGTGGTTTGTCGCAACTTCGTTGCGGGAGATTGTGGACGGGAATGCCCAGCTTGGATCGAAGATTGTGTCTGAAAATTCCGCGATCTTCGGGTGGCACCGCCAAGTCTCCACACTTTCTTTGATGGTCAGCTTCCCGAGTTTCTCTCTCTCCCGGAACCACTTTACAGCTTCGGCATAGGCATACTGCTTATTCTTGGTGCCACGGGGGTTCGTGGCCAGAACGGATTGCCGGATATCACCGACCATCTGGATCTGAATAGACGAGTGCAACAGGGCGTCGACGATCTCCCAGTCATGGGCGCTCAGGTCTTGTACCTCGTCAATCAATATCTCATCGTACAAGCTCTCCAATCGATGCAGCAAAGCGCCTTTGCTGGCGCCCAACAGTTCGTTGGCAAGGCGCCCGAGCTCGCACGCGTAGGCCGCGCCGTTGCCGTCGACAAATCGCGACAAGCCTTTCGCGTACCTGTCCGGTCGCCCCTCATAACTGAACCCCAGAACTCGCGCTCCGGGAAACATGAAGGGCAGAAAAGGCTTTGCAAAATGTCGTAACAGGAAGGTGAACCATCCCATGACTTCGATGCCCAGGTGATCGCCCGCTCGTTGCCCGAGCCGGCGTCGGAGTTCCTCCTGATTTGCCCGGGTAAAGGTCAGGACGAGGACGCGGCGCTCCGGAAGAAGCCTTGTGCAATGCTCGACGATACCTTGGGTCTTGCGCGAGCCAGCAACGGCCAGAGTGAGCTGGTTAGCCATGGATGAACGCCGCGGCTTGGCGCATGTACTTGGGTGGCGTAAGCTTGCTGGTTGCGTTGGCGATGCGGAGCGCCGTCTCGGTTTTCTCCCGGCTCATCCATTTGTGTAGATCTGCGCTCGCCGTGATGCCAAGTAGGCTGCGCAATGTCGCCTCGCCATTGTGGCGGATGATTTGCGGTTCCAGGGTGTGGCCGTCGGCGACTTCCCCAATGAACAGCTCACGCCTTCCTGGACTGAGCCACGCATCAACGCTTGTGTACAGCTCGGCCGGGTCCGTGCCATCGTTGTCGCGCATGGCGGCCACTGGTTTATCCAGCGCGGCGCAGAATTCAAGGCAGCGCGCCAGCGATAATCCCCGCATGCTAATCACGTCGATGCCCAATTCCATTGGGCGCTTCCCAAACAGATCCTTGAAGAATCGCTCGAAAACGATCTCGTCGGACGGCCCTTCCACGAGGACGATCTTCTTGG
This window encodes:
- a CDS encoding DHA2 family efflux MFS transporter permease subunit, whose amino-acid sequence is MSSQAPTTPPPLTGTRLLLGSFAVALATFMNVLDSSIANVAIPTISGNLGVSVDEGTWVITLFAAANAVSIPLTGWLTQRIGQVRLFVGALLMFVLSSWLCGIAPNLTILLAARILQGAVAGPLIPLSQALLLGSFPKDKSSSALALWAMTATVGPIAGPALGGWITDSYSWSWIFYINVPVGLFAAAVTWAVYRDRESKTRKLPIDLVGLASLVTWVGALQIMLDKGKDLDWFNSPVIVTLGVVALLGFVFFLIWELTEPNPIVDLRLFKGRNFLAGTVAISVGYAVFFANLVVLPQWMQQYLAYPAVNAGLVTAPLGIFAVILAPVVGKFLPKAELRVLATLSFLGFAAVFFMRSNYTTGVDTFTLVLPTLLQGIPMALFFVPLTAIILSGLSPDKIPAAAGLSNFARVFCGAVGTSLATTGWNNRSILHHAQLAEQANPNNPTYVAAIDGIQRTLNFSPDQAIAFFERSLNTQAVMLGLNDIFWISSLTFVVIIPLIWFTRPARNGGGAAAAAGAH
- a CDS encoding efflux RND transporter periplasmic adaptor subunit encodes the protein MNAENKTETTAIKSSETTTANVNPSAGKRKKLLAALGLVSALAAIGYGTYYYTVARFHEETDDAYVNGNLVQITPQVTGTVVTVNADDTQVVKAGEPLVTLDPADARIALANAEASLGQTVRQVSALYVNNNVLAATVRQREADLSRAQSDLRRRTEVTETGAVSAEDVAHARDAVKIAAAALDTARQQLTANHALTDRSNVAEHPSVQAAAAKVRDAWLANARNTLPAPVTGYVARRSVQVGQRVAPGNPMMAVVPLDGVWVDANFKEVQLRHLRIGQPVELRADVYGSKVTYHGKVVGFAAGTGSAFSALPAQNATGNWIKVVQRLPVRIELDPAELRAHPLQIGLSMAVDVDTKGTGAELGTANTAYRTRYATEVFERQGEEADREIARIIAQNGSQG
- a CDS encoding efflux transporter outer membrane subunit, with the translated sequence MMNQHRPRTSRVTRLLAPALTMVAAAVLAGCANYAGIHSDKQMAEPAQLAATESLPAQQGRWPAADWADQFGDAQLRSLLDEAMQGSPTLDIARARVDAARAMSESANANTLPRVGAGYSWSRQRLSENALIPPGFGGSWISENKAVLDASYELDLWGKNREALKAAVSSVRASEADAEQVRLTLTNAIARAYNELARLYTLRDIASDEVVQRQDVLRVTNGRVTMGLETEVEKRTAEADLATAEAALSALDGSIRRTRYQLGALLGKGPDRGLAIARPALGAGAEVRLPDNLPADLLSRRPDIVAARWRVDATLHDIKVAKAEFYPDINLSAAIGLDAIGWGRFLRAASRTASAGPAIHLPIFDGGALRAQLKGRYADFDYAVANYNETLINALTDVATQLSDIQSIDAQIVNAERSDTAAQRAQKLAIAQYKAGLTTQLTVLNATTNALASSQNVANLRMARRDRQIALASALGGGFTDASDSIRQAAVTQ
- a CDS encoding MarR family winged helix-turn-helix transcriptional regulator → MDHYTKDNFQMTKSVGFQLNRARNSLVMELDGALQELDITAQQIGILLGLTHGVASTPYELCKILAIDTGLMTRMLDKLEKRGLLARSRSLEDRRVVNLTITDKGREVAARIPDIVPPVLNHRLRDFTPAEFDEFLRLLNKFNNA
- a CDS encoding cytochrome d ubiquinol oxidase subunit II, whose protein sequence is MTPDLSQPAGWLPLVFLGLMALSMLIYVILDGYDLGVGVLLRRADDADKDTMIASIGPFWDANETWLVLGVGLLLTAFPIAHGAILTHLYLPVASMLAGLILRGVAFDFRVKARDPHKPWWNRAFYAGSLLASFSQGLMLGLYITGFRYDWPHLLFAIAVGLCLVAGYCALGAGWLVMKTTGSLQKRATYWARRSLWLTGVGVTAISVVTPLVSDRIFDKWFSLPNIILLAPIPLATVAIFVVLDRLLRRLPAMQAAGNDRWCWVPFAGTAAIFLMAFNGLAYSLFPYLVVDQIDIWQAASAPESLGVILIGAVIVLPTILGYTAYAYRVFWGKATDLRYY
- a CDS encoding cytochrome ubiquinol oxidase subunit I codes for the protein MFAELDPVILARIQFAANITFHILFPTISISLAWVLLFFKLRYGKTGDESWMDAYRLWVKVFALTFALGVVSGITMSFQFGTNWPGYMETVGNIAGPLLAYEVLTAFFLEATFLGIMLFGMHRVSNRMHTIATLLVAGGTTLSAFWILALNSWMQTPAGFEMIDGRAHATSWFEIIFNPSFPYRLVHMLLASGLTVAFLLAGLSAYRWLRGDRGRDTLAAMRTGVMLGAILIPLQIVAGDLHGLNTLHHQPAKIAAMEGIWKTEKGAPAVLFGIPNATTRSNDYEIAIPKLASIYLAHDPEGEIKGIDAFGDKHPPVAPMFYAFRVMVGIGLLMLAVSWVAAWQFRKRGAPAPWMARALVAMTFSGWIGLIAGWYVTEIGRQPYLVYGVLTTAQAASKVPATMIGSTLAMYLALYLSLLAAYISVVFHLARKAGKSAGPDSRIMTPQPVILTPARSAQ
- a CDS encoding GbsR/MarR family transcriptional regulator, which gives rise to MQLSPLVQRFVLHFGEMGSRWGINRTVGQIYALLFTASRPLNADEIAEALSFSRSNVSIGLKELESWNLVRLSHQPGDRREYYSAPDDVWAIFRTLAEERRRREIDPTLSMLRDVQLESPSSAEDRHAQARMKEMYGLIVLVTGWMGDMQKLDVATLEKLMRLGSRVTKLLEVKDRIASAAKSTRAKKE
- a CDS encoding UvrD-helicase domain-containing protein gives rise to the protein MANQLTLAVAGSRKTQGIVEHCTRLLPERRVLVLTFTRANQEELRRRLGQRAGDHLGIEVMGWFTFLLRHFAKPFLPFMFPGARVLGFSYEGRPDRYAKGLSRFVDGNGAAYACELGRLANELLGASKGALLHRLESLYDEILIDEVQDLSAHDWEIVDALLHSSIQIQMVGDIRQSVLATNPRGTKNKQYAYAEAVKWFREREKLGKLTIKESVETWRCHPKIAEFSDTIFDPSWAFPSTISRNEVATNHDGVFLLMKKHVGDYVERFTPQCLRSMATSGKEFNLDYMNFKVAKGSTYTRVLIVPTAGISDFLRKGSMLEPVPAASFYVAVTRAEQSVAIVIDKAGTSTLPYWIP